Within Candidatus Bathyarchaeota archaeon, the genomic segment TGAGGCCCCCTGAATCCTCCCTCAAGAGCCTTAACTCGGGGATCCTCTTTATGTCGATAAGGTGTCTGGGCTCTATGAGCCTCTGCTTCATGTCCACAAGCAGGTCTGTTCCCCCGGCCAGGATCCGGGCCTCTGAGCCGTACTTTGAGAGGAGGGCTAGGGCCTCTTCGAGGCTGTTTGGGGAGTGATACTCGAACCTGAAGGGTATTATGCGTGTGTTGACCCTGTTGATCTCCAACCTCTCACCTCTTATCTCTCAGGGCCTTTAGGATCCTGTCCGGGGTTATCGGGAGCTCGTAGAACCTAACCCCAAGGGCGTTTGAGATGGCGTTAGCCACAGCAGCGGCCGCGGGGTTCTTGGCCGCCTCCCCCAGCCCCTTGGCCCCGAAGGGGCCTGTTGGCTCATGAGTATCAACGAAGAAGACCTTGAAATCCTCCACATAGGGCATGTCAGCGGCTGTGGGCACCTTATAGTCTGTTATGTATCCCCTGCATAGTAGGTCCCCGGTCTCTGGGTCGTAGGGGGTGTCCTCCAGCACAGCGAGGCCCCAGCCCATGGCGAAGCCCCCGTGGATCTGGCCCTCCGCCAGGTCGGGGTTTATAACGGTTCCTATGTCGGCCCCCGCCACAACCCTTACCGGCCTAACCCTCCCAGTCTCGGTGTCCACCTCGACCTCTACGAAGAAGGCTGTGAAGTGGGGTGGACAGCTTCCAGGCCTTAGGCTCACAGCTGAGGCTATGGTCCCCCAGTTCTTATGTCTGGCCATGGATGCCAGCTCGCCTATGGTGATCTCCTTACCCTCTATGCCCTTGGCGTAGATGACCCCCTGCCCGAGCTCCTCATCGGGCCTTATCTCCAGGGCGTGGGGGTAGGCGTCGAGAGCCCTCGCAGCTAGCTCTAACAACCTCCCCTTAACCTCCATCGCCGCCTTAAGGGCGGCACCTCCACCGGCGTATACGCCCCTTGATGCGTGGGTGCATACATCGTATAGGGTTGTCTGTGTGTCGGCTGCGACTATGTTGACGGCCTTGAGGGGTACCCCAAGCTCCTCTGCAATTATCTTGGCGTGGGCCTCTAGGGAGCCCCCTCCCTGGTCTACCATGGCTGTGATGTAGTCGATGGTTCCATCCTCGTTCACCTTCAGTATGGCTCCGGAGTAGTCGACGACGGTGCCTGGGACCGCAGCGCCCGCGCTTGAGGTGTGGAACCCCCTTCCCAGGCCGATGCCGCGCCTGTATCTCCCCCTCTGCTCTCCGGGTTTGGGCCTCTTATCCCATCCTATCAGCTCCGCTCCCCTCCTGAGGATCTCCTCAACCCCGCAGCTCTGTATGATCGACTTCACCGTGGGGCCCTGACCCCAGAATACGTCCCCCTCGCCCACATAGTTCTTCAGGCGGAGTTCTATGGGGTCCATATCAAGGGTCTCAGCCAACTCGTCCATCATAGACTCCACCATCCATGTCGTCTGGGGGTTTCCATAGCCCCTCATGGCGCAGGATGGAACCTTATTCGTGTAGACGGCCCTTCCCCTATACCTCTTACTTGGGAGCTTGTAGAGGGAGACCCACCAACCCACAACACAGCCTAGGAGGGGGTAGGCCTGAACCTGGTGTGCCCCTATATCCATAACCATATCGAGCTCCCCAGCGGTGAGCCTTCCATCCCTCTTAGCCCCGAGCCTCAGCCTGAAGATCATCTGGTACGATGAGTGGTCGTGCATATCCTCCTCTCTCGTGTAGGCCAGCTTGACGGGCCTCCCAGCCTTAAGGGCTAGGGCGACGGCGATCGGCACAACGAGGTTTGTGTGGATGCTTGAGCCGAAGCTACCCCCCAGGGGAAGCCTATAAACCCTAATCCTGCTCACCGGTATGCCGAATATCTCGTGGATGAGGAGCCTCGTGTTATGTATGGTCTGGGTTGTGCACCAGACTGAGACCCCTCCATCCGGCTCGGGGTTGACGAGGGCGGACTTCACCTCAAGCTGGTTGTGGTAGCGCCTGCTCGTCCTGTACTCCCTCTCCAGAACCACATCGGCCTCTCCAAACCCCTTCTCTACATCCCCCTCAGCGACCTCTAAACGGCATGCGAGATTCCCCTCAACCCATGTCTCCTTCTCTCCCAGAAGGATGGTCTCGTGGAGCTGGGGCTTCCCAGGCCTCATCGACTCTAGGGGGTCTAATACTGGTTCTAGGACCTCATACTCAACCCTTATCGACTCCAGCGCCCTCTGGGCCTCCTCCTCAGACTCGGCGGCCACAGCCGCGATGGGCTCCCCGACATACAGGGGCCTATCCGTGAGGGCCAACCAGTCCTTATAGGTGGCCTCCGGGGTGCTGACAAGCCTCGGGCAGAACCTGACCCTGGGGATATCCCTGAAGGTTATGACCGTTGCCCCCATACCCTCAGCCTCAGAGACGTCGATGTTTCTCACCCTTGCGTGGGGGTAGGGGCTCTTCAAAACCCTAGCGTGGAGCATATTCCTCAGGCCATAATCCGACGCGTATCTCTCGAGGCCTCTAACCCTGGCGATGCCATCCTTCCTCGCGGTCCTCTCCCCTAGCACCCTGAAACTCTTCCCAGACATCGACCAAAGAGAAGTTACAGCTCGCCATTAAAAGGGTTGCCTAAACCCAGTGAAAGGCTAAAACATTGAATATGGAAGAATCCAGAGTCTGAACAGATCTTAAAAGGGCCTTGGATTTAAGGCTCACAGAGCTTAACATAAAATGAAGATAAATGTTTTTAATGGTAATTTTAAATGGAGTTAAAAGGCATCATGCCCTTTGAGGGATTACAAAAATGCAGTGCAGAGGTTTCGATGAGAGCTCTTCGATATCTGGGTTCTTCCACTTTACCTCCCTCGATCTCGCTATCATCGTAATATTCAGCTCCCTTGGAGGGGCCTTGAGTGTCCCCGTAGGGCATCTGGGGAATTTCCTTAAGACGTTGCCCGGCCTCCCGTTGGGGAGCTCCCAGATCCTCTCGGGGATACATGTCCTATGGATAATCCTCACGGTGGGGTTGACGAGGAAGGTCGGCTCAGGGACCTTAACAGGGTTTTTGAAGGGGCTCGTCGAGCTCTTCATGCTGAGCTTTCATGGGGTCCTCGTCGTCCTCATCTCCCTGGTCGAGGGGTTGATCGTCGACCTTTTTTTCACCGCGATAAGAAAGATAAACACGGTTTCACTCTGCCTTGCAGGTGCCCTATCCTCCTCGAGCAACGTATTCATAGTTAAATACATAGTTGTGCCATCACTTCCATTAAGCATCTTCGCTTTGATGTATTTCATATCCTTCATCTCAGGGTTCTTCTTCGCTGGATATGTTGGAAGAAGAGGCTTAATTATCGCGGATAAGTTGTTAAAAAATAGAGTTCTTTGACTACGAGATATTCATAATTAAACCAGTAGAATAGTGGTGAGCCCTGATTAAAAATCAAGAAACTTTAAACGATTATAATTTTTATAATTACCAGGTATTAAGAATATTTTAATAGGGAGAGGACGTCCGAAGGAGAGGAGAATAGAATATTCTGCAAAATGTTTATTAGCAAATCTCTTTCCCTATGAAAGACCAATCCGGGGGCACAGCGGTTGAGGGGAAAGGCTAACTTCTATGTGCTGCTTCTATCCATGGTCTCCCTCTGGATGACCAGCTCAACCATCTATATGGTCCTCCCAATATATTTTAAGGGTGCAGGGCTCTCAGCATCGGATATAGGCCTCCTGATAGCTCTTGGAACCCTTCCGGGATCCTTCAGCGCGTTCATCGCCGGATGGCTATCAGATAAGATAGGGAGGAAGCCCATACTCATCCTGGGGCTGTTCCTCTACTCTTCATGCTTCCTGCTCTTCTACTTCTTCAAGGGCTTCTGGTTCTTCGCCGTAACGAGGTTCATCGAGGGGGTCAGCTATTATGTCATACCGCCTGTGGCGACCGCCATCATCTCAGACCTCTTCCCCCCGGAGAGGAGGGGGCAGGCCATGGGCCTTTACCAGAGCGCCGGGAGCGTTGGGAGGGTTGTTGGGCCATTGGTCGCCGGTGCACTTTTGGCCTCCTCCACCTCGTTCAGCTCCTACTTCCTCTTCTGCAGCCTCTCAGTATTCATAGGAGCCGTCTCGGCGACCATCCTAGTGAGGGAGACCTTGCCCCGTGAAACGGTTCACCGGCCCGGGCGGCGGGTAGGGTTGAGGGGTTTAAGGAATTCCCTATCCAAGATGGAGAGGCCCATTGTTGCTTTCTACACCGCCTCTTTCGTCCAGTCCCTCGGGCGGACTGGAGTCTCCCCCCTGATATCTGTCTTCCTCCAGGAGAGGATAGTGGGGATCGGATGGATGGAGATGAGCCTCCTATTCAGCATACCTCAAGTCATCCCGCTGGTTCTCTCACCTATCGCCGGGAGGCTCTCGGACAGGATAGGAAGGAAGATGCTGCTTATAGGCTCCATAATCGGGCTCTCAATAGTTATGATTCTATATGTGAATTGCAGAACATTCAACCTGGCCCTAATTCTGAGAGGGGCGGAGGCGTTCTTCCACTCCTTCACCATGACCCTCAGCACGGCCTACATAGCCGACCTTCTGACGGCTCTGGGGCATCAGAGGAGGTCGGGGATGGGGTTAGGGCTACACCAATTCCTAACCATCGAGACATCCACCCTAGGCACAATATATGGAGGCTACGTAGTCGAATCCTTCGGCTTCAACACCCTCTTCCAGATAGCCTCCATCCTCTTGGTATCCGGCTCACTGCTACTGACGAGGGTCCCTGAACCCCGAACCCTGATGAAGAAGGAGGCCATACATAAAGAATGAGGCATATCCGCCTTCCAGGTCACCATCGAGATCGGAAACCGATCTTGATATTTCCATAAACCAGCCTAAGACCCATCCCCTCATCCCATCATCGTATGATCAGGTTTGGAGCCCTCTCCTGGATAATGGGCCTCAGCTCCTTTATGCTCAGCCTCATAGCTTCGAGGGCCCTTTCAATATCCTTCTCGGTCGTTGCCGTTGAGACGTTGGGATGGGCGCGTAGGTAGACCCCCCTGTTCATGAGGTCCAAGGAGAAGATGCGTTCCAGAGCCCTATCCCCGCTGGATGCCGTCCTATAGTCAACAACCTTCTCCCCCGTCCAAGTTATATTGAATAGGGAGCCAACCCCGTCTACATGGGCTGCGATCCCCTCCTCCTCCAGGATCCTCCTCAGCCCCTCCCTCATAGCATCCCCAAGGCCTTCCAACATTTTATATGTCGGCGGGGTCAACTCCCTCATAACGGCGAGGCCTGCAGCCATAGCTATGGGATGGGCGTTGAAGGTGCCCGAATATCCCAACCTTGAAGGTTTGAGTTCTGGAAACTCGGATCGGGGAATATTTAAGGGCTCCATCACATCCTCCGTTGAGGCGTACGCCCCCACGGGGAAGCCCCCTCCTATTATCTTTCCAAGGGTCGTTATATCGGGGACCACTCCGTAGAGCCTCTGGGCGCCTCCCGGGCTCAGCCTGAAGGAGATGACCTCATCGAAGATCAGGAGGATGCCCAGCCGCTCGGTCAGCTCTCTTATGGACTGTAGGAAGCCGGGTTTCGGGGGTATATCTCTCTGAACAGGCTCGACTATGACCGCGGCGAGATCATCTCTATGCCTCTTGATGAGGGCCTCAGACGCCTCAGGATCATTATATGGTAGAATTATGGTATTCTCTAGAACTCCCCTGGGGATGCCATCGTGTTGAGGAACCGGTCTGGGCTCCGAATCTGGTCCAGCTAGGCTTAGAGGGGGTGAGACGCTTATATCGACTGTGTCCCAGGAGCCGTGATAGGCCCCCTCAAACTTGGCTATCCTCATCTTCCCGGTATAGCAT encodes:
- a CDS encoding xanthine dehydrogenase family protein is translated as MSGKSFRVLGERTARKDGIARVRGLERYASDYGLRNMLHARVLKSPYPHARVRNIDVSEAEGMGATVITFRDIPRVRFCPRLVSTPEATYKDWLALTDRPLYVGEPIAAVAAESEEEAQRALESIRVEYEVLEPVLDPLESMRPGKPQLHETILLGEKETWVEGNLACRLEVAEGDVEKGFGEADVVLEREYRTSRRYHNQLEVKSALVNPEPDGGVSVWCTTQTIHNTRLLIHEIFGIPVSRIRVYRLPLGGSFGSSIHTNLVVPIAVALALKAGRPVKLAYTREEDMHDHSSYQMIFRLRLGAKRDGRLTAGELDMVMDIGAHQVQAYPLLGCVVGWWVSLYKLPSKRYRGRAVYTNKVPSCAMRGYGNPQTTWMVESMMDELAETLDMDPIELRLKNYVGEGDVFWGQGPTVKSIIQSCGVEEILRRGAELIGWDKRPKPGEQRGRYRRGIGLGRGFHTSSAGAAVPGTVVDYSGAILKVNEDGTIDYITAMVDQGGGSLEAHAKIIAEELGVPLKAVNIVAADTQTTLYDVCTHASRGVYAGGGAALKAAMEVKGRLLELAARALDAYPHALEIRPDEELGQGVIYAKGIEGKEITIGELASMARHKNWGTIASAVSLRPGSCPPHFTAFFVEVEVDTETGRVRPVRVVAGADIGTVINPDLAEGQIHGGFAMGWGLAVLEDTPYDPETGDLLCRGYITDYKVPTAADMPYVEDFKVFFVDTHEPTGPFGAKGLGEAAKNPAAAAVANAISNALGVRFYELPITPDRILKALRDKR
- a CDS encoding ECF transporter S component, which encodes MQCRGFDESSSISGFFHFTSLDLAIIVIFSSLGGALSVPVGHLGNFLKTLPGLPLGSSQILSGIHVLWIILTVGLTRKVGSGTLTGFLKGLVELFMLSFHGVLVVLISLVEGLIVDLFFTAIRKINTVSLCLAGALSSSSNVFIVKYIVVPSLPLSIFALMYFISFISGFFFAGYVGRRGLIIADKLLKNRVL
- a CDS encoding MFS transporter; translation: MRGKANFYVLLLSMVSLWMTSSTIYMVLPIYFKGAGLSASDIGLLIALGTLPGSFSAFIAGWLSDKIGRKPILILGLFLYSSCFLLFYFFKGFWFFAVTRFIEGVSYYVIPPVATAIISDLFPPERRGQAMGLYQSAGSVGRVVGPLVAGALLASSTSFSSYFLFCSLSVFIGAVSATILVRETLPRETVHRPGRRVGLRGLRNSLSKMERPIVAFYTASFVQSLGRTGVSPLISVFLQERIVGIGWMEMSLLFSIPQVIPLVLSPIAGRLSDRIGRKMLLIGSIIGLSIVMILYVNCRTFNLALILRGAEAFFHSFTMTLSTAYIADLLTALGHQRRSGMGLGLHQFLTIETSTLGTIYGGYVVESFGFNTLFQIASILLVSGSLLLTRVPEPRTLMKKEAIHKE
- a CDS encoding aspartate aminotransferase family protein, which produces MSVMNNDLVVMKVVEEYLRQNPSSRVLYDRARGLLPGGSTRNVLYYPPFPLYMAAGKGSRIFDVDGNERIDFNFNNTTLILGHNHPRVLEAVREQLGRGTVLGAPSEVELKLAEELLGRLKGADLIRFTPSGTEANMQAIMLARCYTGKMRIAKFEGAYHGSWDTVDISVSPPLSLAGPDSEPRPVPQHDGIPRGVLENTIILPYNDPEASEALIKRHRDDLAAVIVEPVQRDIPPKPGFLQSIRELTERLGILLIFDEVISFRLSPGGAQRLYGVVPDITTLGKIIGGGFPVGAYASTEDVMEPLNIPRSEFPELKPSRLGYSGTFNAHPIAMAAGLAVMRELTPPTYKMLEGLGDAMREGLRRILEEEGIAAHVDGVGSLFNITWTGEKVVDYRTASSGDRALERIFSLDLMNRGVYLRAHPNVSTATTEKDIERALEAMRLSIKELRPIIQERAPNLIIR